From Chloracidobacterium thermophilum B:
GCTTCCGCAAAGCCATCGTTGTCGAGGTCCGTCACTTCGGTTGCCGCCGTGAGGAATTCCGCCGTGATGTCGAGCGGACAGTTACGGACGAAATCCCTCACCTGCCAGACCAGTGAGAACTGACCGTTGACGTTGACGAAGCGGTGGGCATACAGCTCGGCGTCCTGACCGGCATCGAAGTCCTGACGCCGTCTTTGGCCCGGGGTCTCAAACGGGCCGGTCTCCGTCAGAATCAGATAGTTTTCGCCATCGAGGTCATTCCAGCGGAAGCCCTGTTTGAAGCGGCCTTTGACCAGTCCACGGGCGGCCGCCGGCAGGCTGTCCAGCGGAAACGCCTGAAGCGGCTCACGTGGGACCATTC
This genomic window contains:
- a CDS encoding M949_RS01915 family surface polysaccharide biosynthesis protein, which encodes MGSWLLLLPVGVTSPFKAASGMVPREPLQAFPLDSLPAAARGLVKGRFKQGFRWNDLDGENYLILTETGPFETPGQRRRQDFDAGQDAELYAHRFVNVNGQFSLVWQVRDFVRNCPLDITAEFLTAATEVTDLDNDGFAEAWVMYKTACRSDVSPATLKLIMYEVNQKYAMRGTTRIALPEGSVGGEKTPDARLRANRAFLRHAERKWKQFYVEIFQ